AATTCTGCCTTGATTTTTCATTCTGAAATTATGGATCACCATATCACCAAGATAGTCAAATCCTTAACAAATGGGACAGTGACTACCACCCCCATATAGGTAAATAAATAGAGCGGTGAAagataaggaagagaaaggattCTACTGACATTCCTTTATTCCAGAGATTCCTTGGCAGAAGCAGTTCCTAGATGAATAGGCTCCCAGGTCTTGTTGTTAGATAGAAGGAATCATTGGACTCGTCTGCTGGGGCATAGAATGGTGGGGCTGTAGGGCCAGCCATCGGGAGAGAGGGCACATCTTCTTTTCCCAGACAGGCTGAGAAGATGAGGAATAACCCGCCGAGGGCCAGGAAAATCCCAGCAGCCCAGCCCAGGTAGAGGGCATCTCCAAACTCCCAGCGAGGCACAATCTCAGGGATGCTGTTATCCCAGAAGTCTTGGATTGTGGCATAGGCCACCCAAGAGACTGGAAAGAGGGTAGTGGCTGAAGCTGATGCTTCCAAAGTCCCTCCCAGAAGGCAAAGCCGCCTCTTAAAGACCCATCTGATCCTGTGAAACTGGAAGCATTCGGACCCAAAGCCAGAGAGCAGAAGCCCCAGTAGCCCCAGCCCATGGGAGGCTACCATGAGAATGCGGGATACCTGGAGCTCCTGGGGCAGAGACAAGAAGGACTCAAAGGCCTTGCACACGGCAACGTCCTCCTGATTCACGCAGACCTCCCAAAGCCCCATAATCCACGTCTCCATTTCGTTCAGTTCCAGATTGAGAGTTTTCCACTGAGGCAGGATGGTGGTGACACAGGAGCAGACCCAGCcgaggagagagaggagcagtCCTCCAAGCTGGGCTTTCCCGCGGAAACTCCAGGCCATGGCTGCTCCCACTGCAGAGGCAGAAAGCAAAGGACAGGCGGCTCGGTGACTGGTTAGCAAGGAGTACTTTTGGGGATGCCCAGTGGAAGGTCTTTCACATTTGGAGAGGGCTCTTGTTTTAGTTCTTAGGCAGCAGCTGAGGCAGGTGCCAGGAACTTGGCAACGTTAGGTTCAGGGGGT
Above is a genomic segment from Halichoerus grypus chromosome 11, mHalGry1.hap1.1, whole genome shotgun sequence containing:
- the CLDN25 gene encoding claudin-25, whose protein sequence is MAWSFRGKAQLGGLLLSLLGWVCSCVTTILPQWKTLNLELNEMETWIMGLWEVCVNQEDVAVCKAFESFLSLPQELQVSRILMVASHGLGLLGLLLSGFGSECFQFHRIRWVFKRRLCLLGGTLEASASATTLFPVSWVAYATIQDFWDNSIPEIVPRWEFGDALYLGWAAGIFLALGGLFLIFSACLGKEDVPSLPMAGPTAPPFYAPADESNDSFYLTTRPGSLFI